In a single window of the Nicotiana tomentosiformis chromosome 8, ASM39032v3, whole genome shotgun sequence genome:
- the LOC104110418 gene encoding 4-coumarate--CoA ligase-like 6 isoform X1 — translation MATFLKPHLNSHATEDEVVKNPSKTPFWYCAETGVYNSKYPFIKLPEDPFLDVVSFIFSHKHAGFSALVDSTSGISLPYSVFYSMVKSMASSLHQRGVSPGDVVLILLPNSIYFPVILLGVLSLGAIVTTMNPFSSLLEIKKQALDCGVTLAFTTDDRVDKCAALGIPVIGVPESLVSNSNGSQSSGFYELISCDPNWDSSPKISQQDTAAILYSSGTTGTGKGVVLTHANFIAMVQLFVRFEASQYEYLSTENVYLAVVPMFHVYGLSLFVMGLLSLGSTVVVMRKFDADEMVKAIERYGVTHFPTVPPLFMALTRRAKDGTSSSMKSLKQVSCGAAPLNTKSIEEFVRTLPDVDLIQGYGMTESTAIGTRGYNSEKLRNYSSVGLLAPNMQAKVVDWITGSPLPPNCMGELWLCGPGVMKGYLNNSEATKSTIDGNGWLHTGDITYFDEEGYLYVIDRLKEIIKYKGFQIAPADLEAVLVSHPDIVDAAVTGARDEEAGEIPVAFVVKRDGCALSQTDVIDFVCKQVAPYKKIRRVYFKASIPRSAAGKILRKELRNLLTSKL, via the exons ATGGCAACATTCTTGAAACCCCATTTGAACTCCCATGCCACAGAGGATGAAGTTGTGAAAAACCCTTCTAAAACCCCCTTTTGGTACTGTGCTGAAACAGGAGTATACAACAGTAAGTACCCTTTTATTAAACTGCCAGAAGACCCTTTTCTTGATGTTGTTTCCTTCATTTTCTCACACAAGCATGCTGGATTCTCAGCTCTTGTTGACTCCACTTCTGGCATTTCACTTCCCTATTCAGTGTTTTACTCTATGGTTAAGTCCATGGCTAGTAGTCTTCACCAAAGGGGTGTCTCACCAGGTGATGTTGTGTtaattctcctcccaaattccaTTTATTTCCCTGTTATTTTGTTGGGTGTTTTGAGTCTTGGTGCAATTGTAACCACTATGAATCCCTTCAGTAGTTTGTTAGAGATTAAAAAACAAGCCCTTGATTGTGGTGTTACTCTGGCATTTACTACTGATGATAGAGTTGATAAATGTGCTGCATTAGGCATTCCTGTAATAGGGGTGCCAGAAAGTTTGGTTTCTAATTCAAATGGTAGTCAAAGTTCTGGTTTTTATGAGCTGATTTCATGTGATCCCAACTGGGATTCAAGTCCTAAAATAAGTCAGCAAGATACAGCAGCAATTCTGTACTCGTCGGGTACTACTGGTACAGGCAAAGGTGTTGTCTTGACTCATGCGAACTTTATAGCCATGGTACAACTTTTTGTGAGGTTTGAAGCTTCACAATATGAATATTTGAGTACTGAGAATGTGTACTTGGCTGTTGTACCGATGTTTCATGTGTACGGGCTCTCTCTCTTTGTGATGGGATTGTTGTCATTGGGGTCTACCGTTGTTGTGATGAGAAAATTTGATGCTGATGAGATGGTGAAAGCTATTGAAAGATACGGCGTCACTCACTTCCCCACAGTCCCACCATTATTTATGGCGTTGACTAGAAGAGCAAAGGATGGTACTTCGAGCAGTATGAAGAGCTTGAAACAGGTTTCATGTGGCGCAGCTCCCTTAAACACAAAATCTATTGAAGAATTTGTTCGCACTCTCCCAGATGTTGATCTCATTCAG GGATATGGCATGACTGAGTCAACTGCTATTGGAACACGTGGTTACAATTCTGAAAAGCTTCGTAATTATTCTTCGGTAGGGCTTCTAGCTCCAAACATGCAAGCTAAAGTAGTGGATTGGATCACAGGTTCACCCTTACCTCCCAACTGCATGGGCGAGCTCTGGCTTTGTGGACCTGGTGTCATGAAAG GGTACTTGAATAACTCAGAGGCTACTAAGTCTACGATTGATGGAAATGGTTGGCTCCACACTGGTGATATTACTTATTTTGATGAAGAAGGATATCTTTATGTCATTGACCGACTGAAAGAGATTATCAAATATAAGGGCTTTCAG ATAGCTCCTGCTGATTTAGAAGCTGTATTGGTCTCACATCCAGATATCGTTGATGCTGCAGTAACAGG AGCCAGAGATGAGGAAGCTGGAGAAATTCCAGTGGCATTTGTCGTCAAGAGAGATGGGTGTGCACTTTCCCAAACAGATGTGATCGACTTTGTTTGTAAGCAG GTTGCACCATACAAGAAGATTAGAAGGGTTTACTTTAAAGCTTCAATACCCAGGTCTGCAGCTGGAAAGATTCTTAGAAAGGAGTTAAGGAACTTATTAACTTCCAAATTGTAG
- the LOC104110418 gene encoding 4-coumarate--CoA ligase-like 6 isoform X2: MATFLKPHLNSHATEDEVVKNPSKTPFWYCAETGVYNTLVDSTSGISLPYSVFYSMVKSMASSLHQRGVSPGDVVLILLPNSIYFPVILLGVLSLGAIVTTMNPFSSLLEIKKQALDCGVTLAFTTDDRVDKCAALGIPVIGVPESLVSNSNGSQSSGFYELISCDPNWDSSPKISQQDTAAILYSSGTTGTGKGVVLTHANFIAMVQLFVRFEASQYEYLSTENVYLAVVPMFHVYGLSLFVMGLLSLGSTVVVMRKFDADEMVKAIERYGVTHFPTVPPLFMALTRRAKDGTSSSMKSLKQVSCGAAPLNTKSIEEFVRTLPDVDLIQGYGMTESTAIGTRGYNSEKLRNYSSVGLLAPNMQAKVVDWITGSPLPPNCMGELWLCGPGVMKGYLNNSEATKSTIDGNGWLHTGDITYFDEEGYLYVIDRLKEIIKYKGFQIAPADLEAVLVSHPDIVDAAVTGARDEEAGEIPVAFVVKRDGCALSQTDVIDFVCKQVAPYKKIRRVYFKASIPRSAAGKILRKELRNLLTSKL, from the exons ATGGCAACATTCTTGAAACCCCATTTGAACTCCCATGCCACAGAGGATGAAGTTGTGAAAAACCCTTCTAAAACCCCCTTTTGGTACTGTGCTGAAACAGGAGTATACAACA CTCTTGTTGACTCCACTTCTGGCATTTCACTTCCCTATTCAGTGTTTTACTCTATGGTTAAGTCCATGGCTAGTAGTCTTCACCAAAGGGGTGTCTCACCAGGTGATGTTGTGTtaattctcctcccaaattccaTTTATTTCCCTGTTATTTTGTTGGGTGTTTTGAGTCTTGGTGCAATTGTAACCACTATGAATCCCTTCAGTAGTTTGTTAGAGATTAAAAAACAAGCCCTTGATTGTGGTGTTACTCTGGCATTTACTACTGATGATAGAGTTGATAAATGTGCTGCATTAGGCATTCCTGTAATAGGGGTGCCAGAAAGTTTGGTTTCTAATTCAAATGGTAGTCAAAGTTCTGGTTTTTATGAGCTGATTTCATGTGATCCCAACTGGGATTCAAGTCCTAAAATAAGTCAGCAAGATACAGCAGCAATTCTGTACTCGTCGGGTACTACTGGTACAGGCAAAGGTGTTGTCTTGACTCATGCGAACTTTATAGCCATGGTACAACTTTTTGTGAGGTTTGAAGCTTCACAATATGAATATTTGAGTACTGAGAATGTGTACTTGGCTGTTGTACCGATGTTTCATGTGTACGGGCTCTCTCTCTTTGTGATGGGATTGTTGTCATTGGGGTCTACCGTTGTTGTGATGAGAAAATTTGATGCTGATGAGATGGTGAAAGCTATTGAAAGATACGGCGTCACTCACTTCCCCACAGTCCCACCATTATTTATGGCGTTGACTAGAAGAGCAAAGGATGGTACTTCGAGCAGTATGAAGAGCTTGAAACAGGTTTCATGTGGCGCAGCTCCCTTAAACACAAAATCTATTGAAGAATTTGTTCGCACTCTCCCAGATGTTGATCTCATTCAG GGATATGGCATGACTGAGTCAACTGCTATTGGAACACGTGGTTACAATTCTGAAAAGCTTCGTAATTATTCTTCGGTAGGGCTTCTAGCTCCAAACATGCAAGCTAAAGTAGTGGATTGGATCACAGGTTCACCCTTACCTCCCAACTGCATGGGCGAGCTCTGGCTTTGTGGACCTGGTGTCATGAAAG GGTACTTGAATAACTCAGAGGCTACTAAGTCTACGATTGATGGAAATGGTTGGCTCCACACTGGTGATATTACTTATTTTGATGAAGAAGGATATCTTTATGTCATTGACCGACTGAAAGAGATTATCAAATATAAGGGCTTTCAG ATAGCTCCTGCTGATTTAGAAGCTGTATTGGTCTCACATCCAGATATCGTTGATGCTGCAGTAACAGG AGCCAGAGATGAGGAAGCTGGAGAAATTCCAGTGGCATTTGTCGTCAAGAGAGATGGGTGTGCACTTTCCCAAACAGATGTGATCGACTTTGTTTGTAAGCAG GTTGCACCATACAAGAAGATTAGAAGGGTTTACTTTAAAGCTTCAATACCCAGGTCTGCAGCTGGAAAGATTCTTAGAAAGGAGTTAAGGAACTTATTAACTTCCAAATTGTAG